A stretch of the Trichocoleus desertorum ATA4-8-CV12 genome encodes the following:
- a CDS encoding S8 family serine peptidase, whose product MLNSLAGLWGGLSITVLPASFQGTAPSLGELGIDAYRLQASPYNLTGNKIAIGQVEIGRPGKFGVDKAVSQSWAIALLRVFFRDGPAKGNAHVDSHAQNVASIMVSADPVMRGIAPQARLYSSAVGLLNRNGQAEECLSAQHIAQQNGGDIRAINFSFGESLQQDPRPRARLDGNALLTLCLDWSTRVHDVLYVVAGNQGKGGISIPTDNFNGINVAFTRRLTSNGPFAQIDTANLGDELASATGERSLGLESNVGPRRAISLAAPGSNIVALNPDGKTTRVTGTSFAAPHATASVALLQEFGDNAMRRRSNQWGLDARRHEVMKAVLLNSADKVQDRGDGWSLGMSRTIFDRNQQDWFASDAYRDRTIPLNRQMGTGQLNTFRAYQQFQPGQWNPTALVPPIGWDYRSVATDSPNGSFQDYVLAQPLQQGSFVSVTLAWNRYIELQDRNRNGEYDINESFRDRGLNNLDIYLMRAEDDDPADSIWASVSEVDSVEHIFHPVPTTGRYKIRVLYRQQVNQATQPYALAWWTVPAR is encoded by the coding sequence ATGTTGAACAGCTTAGCAGGGCTATGGGGGGGACTCAGTATTACCGTTCTGCCTGCTTCCTTCCAAGGCACTGCTCCCTCACTCGGCGAATTAGGCATTGATGCCTATCGACTCCAAGCTTCCCCCTACAACCTCACGGGCAACAAAATTGCGATCGGACAGGTAGAAATTGGTCGTCCAGGCAAATTTGGGGTAGACAAGGCAGTTTCTCAAAGCTGGGCGATCGCGCTCTTGCGAGTATTTTTTCGCGATGGTCCTGCTAAAGGCAATGCCCATGTCGATAGCCATGCCCAAAATGTGGCGAGCATTATGGTCAGTGCCGACCCCGTGATGCGAGGCATCGCCCCTCAAGCGCGGCTGTATTCGTCTGCTGTGGGTTTACTGAATCGCAATGGTCAGGCGGAAGAGTGTTTGTCAGCTCAGCACATCGCCCAGCAAAATGGGGGAGATATCCGAGCGATTAATTTCAGCTTTGGTGAATCGCTTCAGCAAGACCCTAGACCGAGAGCCCGACTCGATGGTAATGCGCTTTTAACTCTATGCCTGGACTGGTCTACTCGGGTTCATGATGTTTTGTATGTGGTAGCAGGCAACCAGGGAAAAGGAGGCATTTCCATTCCCACCGATAACTTTAATGGGATCAATGTGGCTTTTACCCGCCGTCTCACCAGTAATGGGCCTTTTGCTCAGATAGATACGGCCAACTTAGGGGATGAGCTTGCTTCTGCCACGGGAGAGCGATCGCTGGGCTTAGAGAGCAATGTTGGTCCTCGTCGGGCGATTAGCTTAGCGGCACCTGGCAGCAATATCGTGGCGCTCAACCCGGATGGCAAAACCACCAGAGTTACAGGTACGAGTTTCGCTGCTCCCCACGCCACAGCTAGTGTTGCCTTACTGCAAGAGTTTGGGGATAATGCCATGCGACGCAGGAGCAATCAGTGGGGATTGGACGCTCGGCGGCATGAAGTCATGAAAGCGGTTTTGCTCAACTCGGCAGATAAAGTTCAAGACCGAGGGGATGGTTGGTCTCTGGGTATGAGCCGCACAATTTTTGATCGAAATCAGCAAGACTGGTTTGCATCTGATGCCTACCGCGATCGCACCATTCCTCTCAACCGTCAAATGGGAACAGGGCAACTCAATACATTCCGGGCTTACCAACAATTTCAACCAGGGCAATGGAACCCAACAGCACTAGTACCGCCCATCGGCTGGGATTACAGAAGTGTGGCAACCGACTCGCCAAATGGTTCGTTTCAGGACTATGTGCTAGCGCAGCCCTTACAACAAGGCAGCTTTGTGTCTGTGACCTTAGCCTGGAATCGCTACATAGAGTTGCAGGACCGAAACCGAAATGGTGAGTATGACATCAACGAGAGCTTTCGCGATCGCGGCCTGAATAATCTAGATATTTATTTGATGCGGGCTGAGGATGATGATCCAGCCGACAGCATTTGGGCTTCGGTCAGTGAAGTCGATAGTGTTGAACATATCTTTCACCCGGTTCCCACCACGGGTCGATATAAAATTCGGGTTCTGTATCGTCAACAGGTTAATCAAGCGACTCAACCCTATGCTCTAGCTTGGTGGACGGTTCCGGCTCGTTAA
- a CDS encoding serpin family protein → MKLRSLQRVGTLSASTLLLFGLLGSWQLATTEAAMARPYSPAPVSPNPQTAMSQAGAINPKLVTANTRFGLKLFAQALKADAGKNVFISPSSVAIALAMTYNGAKGETQQAMAKALELQGLSLADVNQSNAVLISGLQKADPAVEVAIANSLWTRRGARLQREFLQRNQQFYKAQITELDFSKPQAVSQINGWVKEKTRGKINQIVDKVQPNLALLLLNAVYFKGKWSQAFDAADTVARPFTLANGTRRQHPMMTQTGEYDYYETDKFQAVSLPYGEGRFSLYLFVPKPQSNLSSFYRDLTAANWEQWMNEFQNRPGSIQVPKFKLEYDLNLNNALKALGMGVAFEGGRADFSGIGLGNLAIDQVRHKTFIEVNEVGTEAAAATSVEMIVTSTQFSPTPFKLIADRPFFGAIRDNETGNLLFMGSITNPQT, encoded by the coding sequence ATGAAATTACGGTCATTGCAACGGGTTGGTACGCTTAGCGCTAGTACATTATTACTTTTTGGTTTGCTAGGTAGTTGGCAGTTGGCAACCACAGAGGCAGCAATGGCGCGGCCCTACTCTCCAGCCCCAGTAAGCCCCAATCCTCAAACTGCAATGTCACAAGCAGGTGCGATTAACCCCAAGCTAGTGACTGCCAACACCCGCTTTGGGTTGAAGCTATTTGCCCAAGCTCTAAAGGCTGACGCTGGCAAGAATGTTTTCATCTCCCCTTCTAGCGTCGCGATCGCCTTAGCCATGACCTACAACGGAGCTAAAGGGGAAACGCAGCAAGCGATGGCGAAAGCATTGGAACTGCAAGGGTTAAGCTTGGCAGATGTGAATCAAAGTAATGCCGTTCTGATTTCAGGATTGCAAAAGGCCGATCCAGCCGTAGAAGTGGCGATCGCTAACTCGTTGTGGACTCGAAGAGGCGCAAGGCTCCAGCGAGAGTTTTTGCAGCGTAACCAACAGTTTTACAAAGCCCAGATCACAGAACTTGATTTCTCCAAGCCTCAGGCCGTTAGCCAGATCAATGGTTGGGTCAAAGAGAAGACCCGTGGCAAGATTAACCAAATTGTGGACAAAGTGCAACCAAATTTGGCGCTGTTACTGCTGAATGCGGTCTACTTCAAAGGCAAGTGGAGCCAAGCCTTCGACGCAGCCGACACGGTAGCACGTCCCTTTACGCTGGCGAATGGCACGCGCAGACAGCATCCCATGATGACCCAAACGGGAGAATATGACTACTACGAAACCGACAAATTTCAAGCGGTGAGTTTGCCTTACGGGGAAGGGCGCTTTAGCCTGTATCTGTTTGTGCCTAAACCTCAATCAAATTTGTCTTCTTTCTACCGAGACTTGACCGCAGCCAATTGGGAGCAGTGGATGAACGAGTTCCAAAATCGGCCTGGTTCGATTCAAGTTCCCAAGTTCAAGCTAGAGTACGACCTCAATCTCAACAATGCCTTGAAAGCATTGGGCATGGGTGTCGCCTTTGAGGGGGGACGAGCAGATTTTTCGGGCATCGGGCTAGGAAACTTGGCGATCGATCAAGTCCGTCATAAGACATTTATAGAAGTCAATGAAGTGGGTACTGAGGCAGCGGCAGCAACTTCTGTAGAAATGATCGTCACCTCCACTCAATTTTCACCAACGCCATTCAAATTAATAGCCGATCGCCCCTTCTTTGGCGCAATTCGAGACAATGAAACGGGCAACTTGCTGTTTATGGGCTCAATCACCAATCCCCAGACCTAG
- a CDS encoding AI-2E family transporter: protein MSNDRFPLKTQSDASASVHRPTQARRLLNWWQSLKPFPRFLAIALAAPLLVLNAWALALMFEYFHSLIVILIGASLIAFLLNYPVGWLERHGAQRQQAAILVFLLALSVLLALGVTLVPLVFSQAQQLVSRLPEWIDSGRRQLLMLNERAETLNLPVNFDALVVQINDRLKGQLQAIAGQALNLAVITVTSLLDGLLTIVLSFYLLQHSDRLWFSLVEWLPTPARQPFTQTLRLSFQNFFIGQLILATCMASALIPTFLWLKVPFGLLFGLTIGFMALVPFGGTVGIALVTLLVTLQNVWLGLRVLLASVIVQQILENLIAPRILSSVTGLNPVWVLISILAGARVGGLLGVIVAVPTAVVIKTALMALRSPNLAHAVTPNFAAEGPSLTSPRTIVETAPINSLEDATPQDATPQELPNS, encoded by the coding sequence GTGTCCAACGATAGGTTTCCACTAAAAACTCAATCTGACGCATCCGCATCTGTCCATCGGCCTACGCAAGCTCGTCGGCTTCTGAATTGGTGGCAATCGCTCAAGCCATTTCCTCGCTTCTTGGCGATCGCGCTAGCAGCACCGTTACTCGTGCTGAATGCTTGGGCGCTGGCGTTGATGTTTGAGTACTTTCACTCGCTAATTGTGATTTTGATCGGCGCGTCTTTGATCGCGTTTCTCCTCAACTACCCCGTTGGTTGGCTAGAGCGGCATGGAGCGCAACGGCAACAAGCAGCAATCTTGGTTTTTCTATTAGCGCTGTCAGTGTTGCTGGCTTTAGGCGTGACCCTAGTGCCTTTGGTGTTCAGCCAAGCCCAACAATTAGTCAGCCGCTTACCGGAATGGATTGATTCAGGGCGACGGCAATTGCTGATGTTGAATGAGCGGGCGGAAACGTTGAACCTGCCTGTGAATTTTGACGCCTTGGTGGTGCAAATTAACGATCGCTTGAAGGGACAATTGCAGGCGATCGCAGGGCAAGCGCTCAACTTGGCTGTGATTACAGTGACGAGTCTGCTGGATGGGTTGCTGACCATTGTGTTGTCGTTTTACTTGTTGCAACACAGCGATCGCCTCTGGTTTAGCTTAGTGGAGTGGCTACCCACCCCTGCTCGTCAGCCTTTTACCCAAACGCTGCGCCTCAGTTTTCAAAACTTTTTCATCGGGCAGTTAATTCTTGCCACCTGTATGGCTTCGGCCCTAATTCCTACGTTTTTGTGGCTCAAGGTGCCGTTTGGCTTGTTGTTTGGCCTCACCATCGGGTTCATGGCTTTGGTGCCGTTTGGTGGCACCGTAGGGATTGCTCTAGTGACGCTATTGGTGACTTTGCAAAACGTGTGGTTGGGGCTGCGAGTTTTGCTAGCCTCGGTGATTGTGCAACAAATTTTAGAAAACTTGATTGCGCCTAGAATTCTCAGCAGTGTGACGGGGCTAAATCCAGTCTGGGTGTTGATTTCGATTTTGGCTGGAGCCCGTGTGGGTGGGTTACTCGGTGTGATTGTGGCTGTTCCGACAGCGGTGGTGATCAAAACTGCCTTGATGGCCTTGCGATCGCCCAACTTAGCGCACGCAGTCACCCCCAACTTTGCAGCGGAAGGCCCTAGTCTCACCTCTCCTCGGACGATCGTAGAGACAGCACCGATTAACTCGCTCGAAGATGCAACACCGCAAGACGCAACGCCCCAAGAGTTGCCCAACTCCTAG
- a CDS encoding SOS response-associated peptidase, with translation MCGRFTQSQSATTLAATFHLSAVPDLPPRYNIAPTQPVTAVLATTEPASKQTPDQTERQMRQLRWGLIPSWAKDMSMGARMINARAETVAEKPAFRSAFRQRRCLIVADGFYEWQRLEGKKQPFYFRLQDQQPFAFAGLWEHWQSPEGDSIDSCTILTTQANELLSTIHDRMPVILAPSSYDLWLDPAVRQPEPLQPLLQSYPAEAMTAYPVSTKVNSPAYDHAECINSL, from the coding sequence ATGTGTGGACGATTTACTCAGAGCCAATCTGCCACAACCCTTGCGGCTACCTTTCACCTATCGGCAGTCCCCGACTTGCCACCCCGGTACAATATCGCTCCGACTCAACCAGTCACGGCGGTTCTTGCGACCACGGAGCCAGCCTCCAAACAGACACCCGACCAGACAGAGCGGCAAATGCGACAGCTCCGTTGGGGCTTGATTCCTAGTTGGGCTAAAGACATGAGTATGGGAGCGCGGATGATTAATGCTCGCGCCGAAACCGTGGCGGAGAAACCTGCCTTCAGGTCTGCCTTTCGGCAAAGGCGTTGTCTGATTGTGGCCGATGGGTTCTACGAATGGCAGCGTCTGGAGGGTAAAAAGCAACCCTTTTACTTTCGACTCCAAGATCAGCAACCGTTCGCCTTCGCAGGGCTGTGGGAGCATTGGCAAAGCCCAGAGGGTGACAGCATTGATTCCTGCACGATTCTGACGACCCAAGCCAATGAATTACTCAGCACAATTCACGATCGCATGCCAGTGATTTTGGCACCTAGCAGCTACGACTTGTGGCTCGATCCCGCTGTACGCCAGCCAGAGCCGTTGCAACCCTTACTTCAGTCTTATCCAGCGGAGGCGATGACTGCTTATCCCGTCAGCACCAAAGTTAATAGCCCAGCCTATGATCATGCCGAATGTATCAACAGTCTCTGA